The Blastococcus sp. HT6-4 genome window below encodes:
- a CDS encoding MarP family serine protease: MSLVDVLLIVLALVFALSGFRQGLLVSATSILGFLAGAVLGAQLAGPVADRIDGSSVTRVFAALVVVLAGALLGQILAGAIGRAVRSRVTWEPAKMVDSVAGAVVSAAAVLLVAWMVASPLASSPFPQVSSQVRQSALVQAVDHTVPDEVRNVYDSLREAIDRRGLPDVLDPLTPTQSRDVPAPDPELIKSPVVTSVKGSVVKIRGVAPSCSRQIDGSGFVYATERVMTNAHVLAGVTDPVVLAEGREYDAVTVLVDEALDIAVLAVPGLPQIPLSFAAQPAETGDDALIMGYPGGGNFYVGPARVRDRGEISGPDFRNSRTVVRDVYALFGQVRAGNSGGPLFAPDGSVLGVVFASAIDDPDTGYALTGPQVARAATDGTLARTEVGTGPCE; encoded by the coding sequence GTGTCCCTCGTCGACGTCCTGCTGATCGTGCTCGCCCTGGTGTTCGCCCTGTCGGGCTTCCGGCAGGGGTTGCTCGTCTCGGCCACCTCGATCCTGGGTTTCCTGGCCGGTGCCGTCCTCGGGGCCCAGTTGGCGGGCCCGGTCGCCGACCGGATCGACGGCTCCAGCGTCACCCGGGTGTTCGCGGCGCTGGTCGTCGTCCTCGCCGGTGCGCTGCTGGGCCAGATCCTCGCGGGGGCGATCGGGCGGGCGGTCCGCTCCCGGGTCACCTGGGAGCCGGCGAAGATGGTCGACTCCGTCGCCGGGGCCGTGGTCTCGGCCGCCGCCGTGCTGCTGGTCGCCTGGATGGTCGCCTCGCCGCTGGCCAGCTCGCCCTTCCCGCAGGTGTCGAGCCAGGTCCGGCAGTCGGCGCTGGTGCAGGCCGTCGACCACACCGTGCCGGACGAGGTGCGCAACGTCTACGACAGCCTGCGGGAGGCCATCGACCGGCGGGGGCTCCCCGACGTCCTCGACCCGCTGACGCCCACGCAGTCGCGGGACGTCCCGGCGCCCGACCCGGAGCTGATCAAGAGCCCCGTGGTCACCTCCGTGAAGGGCTCGGTGGTGAAGATCCGCGGTGTCGCGCCGTCGTGCTCCCGGCAGATCGACGGCTCGGGCTTCGTCTACGCGACGGAGCGGGTGATGACCAACGCCCACGTGCTGGCCGGTGTCACCGACCCGGTGGTGCTCGCCGAGGGGAGGGAGTACGACGCCGTCACGGTGCTGGTCGACGAGGCGCTCGACATCGCCGTCCTCGCCGTCCCGGGTCTGCCGCAGATCCCGCTCTCCTTCGCCGCGCAGCCGGCCGAGACGGGCGACGACGCCCTCATCATGGGTTATCCCGGCGGCGGGAACTTCTACGTGGGCCCGGCCCGTGTGCGGGACCGCGGCGAGATCAGCGGCCCGGACTTCCGGAACTCGCGCACCGTCGTCCGCGACGTCTACGCACTCTTCGGTCAGGTGCGGGCCGGCAACTCCGGTGGCCCGCTGTTCGCCCCCGACGGCAGCGTGCTCGGAGTGGTGTTCGCCTCCGCGATCGACGACCCCGACACCGGCTACGCGCTCACCGGCCCGCAGGTCGCCCGGGCGGCGACGGACGGCACCCTGGCCCGGACCGAGGTCGGCACCGGCCCCTGCGAGTGA
- a CDS encoding alpha/beta hydrolase, with protein MTVPPDGRPDATSVLLPGPWTHRDISANGVRLHAAEAGEGPLVLLLHGFPQFWWTWRAQLTALADAGFRAVAPDLRGYGASDKPPRGYDLPTLSADVAALVPALGERDAVVVGHDWGGLLGWTVAALHPRVVRRLVVVSMAHPRRLRAGMTDRWQRRALRHALGFQVPRLPERRLTRADDDPVADLMQRWAGPEWARTADFATAVDRYRAAARIPQAAYGAMEYYRWAGRSQLRPDGLRYARRMAAPVTAPTLQLHGAADPCVLPSTAQGSGRYVAGAYEWRELPGVGHFPQEEAPDEVSRAVADWARG; from the coding sequence GTGACCGTCCCTCCGGACGGCCGTCCCGACGCCACCAGCGTCCTGCTCCCCGGGCCCTGGACCCACCGCGACATCTCCGCCAACGGCGTGCGGCTGCACGCCGCGGAGGCCGGCGAGGGGCCGCTGGTCCTGCTGCTGCACGGCTTCCCCCAGTTCTGGTGGACCTGGCGCGCGCAGCTCACCGCCCTGGCCGACGCGGGCTTCCGCGCCGTCGCCCCCGATCTGCGCGGCTACGGGGCCAGTGACAAGCCACCCCGCGGCTACGACCTGCCCACCCTGTCGGCCGACGTCGCCGCGCTGGTGCCCGCCCTCGGCGAGCGCGACGCCGTCGTCGTCGGCCACGACTGGGGTGGGCTGCTGGGCTGGACGGTGGCCGCGCTCCACCCGCGGGTCGTCCGCCGGCTGGTCGTCGTCTCCATGGCGCACCCCCGACGGCTGCGGGCGGGGATGACCGACCGGTGGCAGCGCCGGGCGCTGCGGCACGCCCTGGGCTTCCAGGTGCCGCGGCTGCCCGAACGCCGGTTGACGCGGGCCGACGACGACCCGGTCGCCGACCTCATGCAGCGCTGGGCCGGGCCGGAGTGGGCGCGCACCGCCGACTTCGCCACCGCCGTCGACCGCTACCGCGCCGCGGCGCGCATCCCGCAGGCCGCCTACGGCGCCATGGAGTACTACCGCTGGGCCGGCCGCTCACAGCTGCGTCCCGACGGCCTGCGCTACGCCCGCCGGATGGCGGCGCCGGTCACCGCGCCCACCCTGCAGCTGCACGGTGCGGCCGATCCCTGCGTGCTGCCGTCGACGGCTCAGGGGTCGGGCCGGTACGTGGCGGGCGCCTACGAGTGGCGGGAACTGCCCGGCGTCGGTCACTTCCCGCAGGAGGAGGCCCCCGACGAGGTGAGCCGGGCCGTCGCCGACTGGGCCCGCGGCTGA
- a CDS encoding phage holin family protein — protein MAHSVSQIRTDGASPAVEPSIGTLVQSAMADVSTLVRNEIELAKAEIGTSAKKGAVSAASFAAAGVFAAFAGIFFFITLAEFLTWLGLARWISYLIVFVLLIALAGVAALVGRKMLKKIEKPERTMESLRELPDVMHREAPGARHREVPVVSGGKVALNRNESYKV, from the coding sequence GTGGCCCACAGTGTGTCGCAGATCCGCACCGACGGCGCGAGCCCGGCCGTCGAGCCCTCGATCGGCACGCTCGTGCAGAGCGCGATGGCCGACGTCTCGACGCTCGTCCGCAACGAGATCGAGCTGGCCAAGGCCGAGATCGGCACCTCGGCGAAGAAGGGCGCCGTCAGCGCCGCCTCCTTCGCGGCGGCCGGCGTCTTCGCCGCCTTCGCGGGCATCTTCTTCTTCATCACGCTGGCCGAGTTCCTCACCTGGCTCGGCCTCGCGCGGTGGATCTCCTACCTGATCGTCTTCGTCCTGCTCATCGCGCTGGCCGGCGTCGCCGCACTGGTCGGCAGGAAGATGCTGAAGAAGATCGAGAAGCCCGAGCGGACGATGGAGTCGCTGCGCGAGCTGCCCGACGTCATGCACCGTGAGGCGCCCGGCGCCCGCCACCGCGAGGTCCCGGTGGTCAGCGGCGGCAAGGTCGCGCTCAACCGCAACGAGTCCTACAAGGTCTGA
- the acs gene encoding acetate--CoA ligase — protein MSETTQDDGRTFAPPESLAAQANVGPEVYEEAARDRLGFWESAAERLTWDRRWDTVLDWSNPPFAKWFVGGKLNVAYNCLDRHVAAGHGEQVAYHWEGEPGDTRTLTYAQLTDEVCRAANALTELGVRAGDRVAIYLPMIPEAIISMLACARIGAVHMVVFGGFSADALASRLDDAGAVLVITADGGYRRGAPSALKPAVDDAVGRSPGVRNVVVVKRTEQDVEWTEGRDLWWHDVVGRQPAEHACEFFDAEHPLYIMYTSGTTAKPKGILHTSGGYLTQVAYTHWATFDLKPDTDVYWTAADVGWVTGHSYIVYGPLANRATSVMYEGTPETPHRGRWFELIQKYGVTILYTAPTVIRTFMKWGEDIPAGFDLTSLRLLGSVGEPINPEAWLWYHQHVGGGRCPIMDTWWQTETGAHMLTPLPGVTTLTPGSAQHPFPGISAKVVDDEGNELTDDSTGLLVLTEPWPAMLRTIWGDDDRYVDTYWSRFGTDVYFAGDGAKKDTAGNIWLLGRVDDVMNVSGHRISTTEVESSLVGHPTVAEAAVVGASDPTTGQGIVAFVILRGNAEDSGDELVQTLRTHVARDIGPIAKPRQIMVVQELPKTRSGKIMRRLLRDIAENRELGDVTTLTDSSVMNMIKDKLPATPAE, from the coding sequence ATGAGTGAGACGACCCAGGACGACGGCCGCACGTTCGCGCCGCCGGAGAGCCTCGCCGCGCAGGCGAACGTCGGCCCGGAGGTGTACGAGGAGGCGGCCCGGGACCGGCTGGGGTTCTGGGAGTCCGCGGCCGAGCGGCTGACCTGGGACCGGCGCTGGGACACGGTGCTGGACTGGAGCAACCCGCCGTTCGCGAAGTGGTTCGTCGGCGGGAAGCTCAACGTCGCCTACAACTGCCTGGACCGGCACGTGGCGGCCGGGCACGGCGAGCAGGTGGCCTACCACTGGGAGGGTGAGCCCGGCGACACCCGCACGCTCACCTACGCCCAGCTCACCGACGAGGTCTGCCGGGCCGCGAACGCGCTGACCGAGCTCGGCGTGCGCGCCGGTGACCGGGTGGCGATCTACCTGCCGATGATCCCCGAGGCGATCATCTCGATGCTGGCCTGCGCCCGCATCGGCGCGGTGCACATGGTGGTCTTCGGTGGGTTCTCCGCCGACGCCCTGGCCAGCCGGCTCGACGACGCCGGCGCCGTCCTGGTCATCACCGCCGACGGCGGGTACCGCCGCGGCGCGCCCAGCGCGCTCAAGCCCGCCGTCGACGACGCGGTGGGCCGCAGCCCCGGCGTCCGCAACGTCGTCGTGGTGAAGCGGACCGAGCAGGACGTGGAGTGGACCGAGGGCCGCGACCTGTGGTGGCACGACGTCGTGGGCCGGCAGCCGGCCGAGCACGCGTGCGAGTTCTTCGACGCCGAGCACCCGCTCTACATCATGTACACCTCGGGCACCACGGCCAAGCCCAAGGGCATCCTGCACACCTCCGGCGGCTACCTCACCCAGGTCGCCTACACCCACTGGGCCACCTTCGACCTCAAGCCCGACACCGACGTGTACTGGACCGCCGCCGACGTCGGCTGGGTCACCGGCCACAGCTACATCGTCTACGGGCCGCTGGCCAACCGGGCCACCTCGGTCATGTACGAGGGCACCCCGGAGACCCCGCACCGCGGCCGCTGGTTCGAACTCATCCAGAAATACGGCGTCACCATCCTCTACACCGCCCCCACCGTGATCCGCACGTTCATGAAGTGGGGCGAGGACATCCCCGCCGGGTTCGACCTGACCTCGCTGCGGCTGCTCGGCTCGGTCGGCGAGCCGATCAACCCCGAGGCGTGGCTGTGGTACCACCAGCACGTCGGCGGCGGCCGCTGCCCGATCATGGACACCTGGTGGCAGACCGAGACCGGCGCCCACATGCTCACCCCGCTGCCCGGCGTCACCACCCTCACCCCCGGCTCCGCGCAGCACCCCTTCCCCGGCATCTCCGCCAAGGTCGTCGACGACGAGGGCAACGAGCTCACCGACGACTCCACCGGCCTGCTCGTGCTCACCGAGCCCTGGCCGGCCATGCTGCGCACCATCTGGGGCGACGACGACCGCTACGTCGACACCTACTGGTCCCGCTTCGGCACCGACGTCTACTTCGCCGGCGACGGCGCCAAGAAGGACACCGCCGGCAACATCTGGCTGCTCGGCCGCGTCGACGACGTCATGAACGTCTCCGGCCACCGCATCTCCACCACCGAAGTCGAATCCAGCCTCGTCGGCCACCCCACCGTCGCCGAAGCCGCCGTCGTCGGCGCCAGCGACCCCACCACCGGGCAGGGCATCGTCGCCTTCGTCATCCTCCGCGGCAACGCCGAGGACTCCGGCGACGAACTGGTGCAGACCCTGCGCACCCACGTCGCCCGCGACATCGGCCCCATCGCCAAACCACGCCAGATCATGGTCGTCCAGGAACTCCCCAAGACCCGCTCGGGCAAGATCATGCGCCGGCTGCTCCGCGACATCGCCGAGAACCGCGAACTCGGCGACGTCACCACCCTCACCGACTCCTCGGTCATGAACATGATCAAGGACAAACTGCCCGCCACACCCGCCGAATAG
- a CDS encoding (2Fe-2S)-binding protein: MTEPQVAVAARLPGAAALGLVPPLGAPAVPADRLADPRWLGELLAARAARQRAGDLRVQATVWWYSASAVLLAPVLAGLAVGRPLSARPADTTVCLGPGGLPVASVSAVAGGDPAAGVRECLAAVVPAVAAAGRMRPRPLWAIATDSLANGLLALGRALGDVAAVTALAGPLATAVGPPLPVPRYVDVAGARFTARVSCCLMDRLPHGATCLSCPRRPAAERQILLEDAAARQPQP; encoded by the coding sequence GTGACAGAACCGCAGGTGGCGGTGGCGGCGCGCCTCCCGGGTGCCGCCGCCCTCGGGCTCGTCCCCCCGCTCGGCGCCCCGGCGGTGCCCGCGGACCGGCTGGCGGACCCGCGGTGGCTCGGCGAGCTGCTCGCCGCCCGGGCCGCCCGCCAGCGGGCCGGGGACCTCCGCGTGCAGGCGACGGTCTGGTGGTACTCGGCGTCGGCGGTGCTCCTGGCCCCGGTCCTCGCCGGGCTCGCCGTCGGGCGGCCGCTGTCGGCGCGGCCGGCGGACACCACCGTCTGCCTCGGCCCCGGCGGCCTGCCGGTCGCCTCCGTCTCGGCGGTCGCGGGAGGGGACCCGGCCGCCGGCGTGCGGGAGTGCCTCGCGGCGGTCGTCCCCGCGGTGGCCGCGGCCGGCCGGATGCGGCCCCGGCCGCTGTGGGCCATCGCCACCGACTCGCTGGCCAACGGCCTGCTGGCCCTCGGCCGGGCGCTCGGCGACGTCGCCGCGGTCACCGCGCTGGCCGGCCCGCTCGCCACGGCGGTCGGCCCGCCGCTCCCGGTGCCGCGCTACGTCGACGTCGCCGGCGCGCGGTTCACCGCGCGGGTCTCGTGCTGCCTGATGGACCGGCTGCCGCACGGGGCGACCTGCCTGTCCTGCCCGCGCCGGCCGGCGGCCGAGCGGCAGATCCTGCTCGAGGACGCCGCGGCCCGGCAGCCGCAGCCGTGA
- the ygiD gene encoding 4,5-DOPA dioxygenase extradiol has product MPVMPAAFIGHGNPMNALESNRYTEAWRAFGRAVPRPRAILVVSAHWYVHATAVTAMARPRTIHDFFGFPRELFDVRYEPPGLPELHAEVADIVHPTWVGADLDSWGIDHGTWSVLRHAFPEADIPVAQLSINALKTVDYHLQLGAALAPLREDGVLVIGSGNVVHNLGGVSRALPDAGFDWAQRFDEAAKECMLTDPAGLGRLDGHRDYDLAVPTPDHFLPLLYVAGMAGATDAPVDVLVDGYAYGSLSMTSYTVGMEAPEAEGSGVAAALPDGPPPDGANI; this is encoded by the coding sequence ATGCCCGTGATGCCTGCCGCGTTCATCGGTCACGGCAACCCGATGAACGCCCTGGAGAGCAACCGCTACACGGAGGCCTGGCGGGCCTTCGGCCGGGCGGTTCCCCGGCCGCGGGCGATCCTCGTCGTCTCCGCCCACTGGTACGTGCACGCCACCGCGGTCACCGCCATGGCCCGACCGCGCACCATCCACGACTTCTTCGGTTTCCCGCGCGAGCTGTTCGACGTGCGCTACGAGCCGCCGGGGCTGCCCGAGCTGCACGCGGAGGTGGCCGACATCGTCCACCCCACGTGGGTGGGCGCCGACCTCGACAGCTGGGGGATCGACCACGGCACCTGGTCGGTGCTGCGGCACGCCTTCCCGGAGGCGGACATCCCGGTGGCGCAGCTGTCGATCAACGCGCTCAAGACGGTCGACTACCACCTGCAGCTGGGGGCGGCCCTGGCTCCGCTGCGGGAGGACGGCGTGCTGGTGATCGGCAGCGGCAACGTGGTGCACAACCTCGGCGGGGTGAGCCGGGCCCTGCCCGACGCCGGGTTCGACTGGGCGCAGCGCTTCGACGAGGCGGCGAAGGAGTGCATGCTCACCGACCCGGCCGGCCTGGGCCGGCTCGACGGCCACCGCGACTACGACCTCGCCGTCCCCACCCCGGACCACTTCCTGCCGCTGCTCTACGTCGCCGGGATGGCCGGGGCGACCGACGCCCCGGTCGACGTGCTGGTCGACGGCTACGCCTACGGCTCGCTGTCGATGACCTCCTACACCGTCGGCATGGAGGCACCCGAGGCCGAGGGCTCGGGCGTCGCCGCGGCGCTCCCGGACGGTCCGCCACCGGACGGCGCCAACATCTGA
- a CDS encoding helix-turn-helix transcriptional regulator, producing MAPERPTGDAVHNRIALLRAEQQVTRRELADALGVHYQTVGYLERGEYNPSLHLALRIAEFFGVPVEAVFSTRPFPRISDLHRAREEGPRTA from the coding sequence GTGGCCCCCGAACGTCCCACCGGCGACGCCGTCCACAACCGGATCGCCCTGCTGCGCGCCGAGCAGCAGGTGACCCGGCGGGAGCTCGCGGACGCGCTCGGCGTCCACTACCAGACCGTCGGCTACCTGGAGCGCGGCGAGTACAACCCGAGCCTGCACCTCGCGCTCCGGATCGCGGAGTTCTTCGGCGTTCCGGTGGAGGCGGTCTTCTCCACCCGACCCTTCCCGCGCATCAGCGACCTGCACCGGGCGCGGGAGGAGGGGCCCCGCACGGCCTGA
- a CDS encoding ABC transporter permease yields MTGQLTYHSLGLLPSLPTILVPSFLLFDGLMHGGAAGWLTVAWVVVLGLLATLPLGMILGSVVPSTQKVGTWGMLPIMVLTAISGIFFPIQALWGWVQAVAQVFPVYWIGLGLRSAFLPDAAVTLELGDSWRTGPTVLVLAAWAVFGALVTPRVLRRMARRQSGSQVAAAREATLQWVR; encoded by the coding sequence GTGACCGGTCAGCTCACCTACCACTCCCTGGGCCTGCTCCCCTCGCTGCCGACCATCCTGGTGCCGAGCTTCCTGCTCTTCGACGGCCTCATGCACGGCGGCGCGGCAGGCTGGCTCACGGTGGCGTGGGTTGTCGTGCTCGGTCTGCTCGCGACGCTGCCGCTGGGGATGATCCTGGGCTCGGTCGTCCCGAGCACGCAGAAGGTCGGCACGTGGGGGATGCTGCCGATCATGGTCCTCACGGCGATCTCGGGGATCTTCTTCCCCATCCAGGCGCTGTGGGGATGGGTGCAGGCCGTGGCCCAGGTCTTCCCCGTCTACTGGATCGGGCTGGGGCTGCGCTCGGCCTTCCTCCCCGACGCCGCGGTGACCCTCGAGCTGGGCGACTCCTGGCGCACCGGCCCGACCGTCCTCGTCCTCGCCGCGTGGGCGGTGTTCGGCGCGCTGGTGACCCCGCGGGTGCTGCGCCGGATGGCCCGCCGGCAGTCCGGTTCGCAGGTGGCGGCGGCCCGGGAGGCCACCCTGCAGTGGGTGCGCTGA
- a CDS encoding ABC transporter ATP-binding protein, producing the protein MSPGLDHGALDEPVVRVRGLRMTYGEHEVLAGVDLDVHAGEVICLLGPNGAGKTTTVEILEGFRLPSAGEVRVLGEDPARAGDAWRARVGVVLQSWRDHARWTPRRLLTQLGGYFTPYSTPERPRPHDVDQLLGTVGLAEHADRKIGTLSGGQRRRLDVAVGIIGRPELLFLDEPTAGFDPQARRDFHDLVHRLSDLEGTTILFTTHDLAEAEKLADRILILTNGRIVADGSAEELTRQVAGTAEVHWACGPERFVHPTDDVVPFVRSLFEQHGDELTDLEVRRASLEDTYLAMVQRFEAGRPAAPVLEEVTR; encoded by the coding sequence ATGAGTCCAGGCCTCGACCACGGCGCGCTCGACGAACCGGTGGTGCGCGTCCGCGGGCTGCGGATGACCTACGGCGAGCACGAGGTGCTGGCCGGCGTCGACCTCGACGTCCACGCCGGTGAGGTCATCTGCCTCCTGGGACCCAACGGGGCCGGCAAGACCACGACCGTCGAGATCCTCGAGGGCTTCCGGCTGCCCTCGGCCGGGGAGGTCCGGGTGCTCGGCGAGGACCCGGCCCGCGCCGGGGATGCGTGGCGTGCCCGGGTGGGCGTGGTCCTCCAGTCGTGGCGGGACCACGCGCGCTGGACCCCGCGCCGGCTGCTCACCCAGCTGGGCGGCTACTTCACGCCGTACTCGACGCCCGAGCGCCCGCGGCCCCACGACGTCGACCAGTTGCTCGGCACCGTGGGCCTCGCCGAGCACGCCGACCGGAAGATCGGCACGCTCTCCGGCGGTCAGCGCCGCCGGCTCGACGTCGCGGTGGGCATCATCGGCCGGCCCGAGCTGCTCTTCCTCGACGAGCCCACCGCCGGGTTCGACCCGCAGGCGCGGCGGGACTTCCACGACCTGGTGCACCGCCTGTCCGACCTGGAGGGCACCACCATCCTGTTCACCACCCACGACCTGGCCGAGGCGGAGAAGCTGGCCGACCGGATCCTCATCCTGACCAACGGGAGGATCGTGGCCGACGGCAGCGCCGAGGAGCTGACCCGCCAGGTGGCCGGGACGGCGGAGGTCCACTGGGCCTGCGGCCCCGAGCGCTTCGTGCACCCGACCGACGACGTCGTCCCGTTCGTCCGTTCGCTGTTCGAGCAGCACGGCGACGAGCTGACCGACCTGGAGGTCCGCCGGGCCAGCCTCGAGGACACCTACCTGGCGATGGTGCAGCGCTTCGAGGCCGGCCGCCCGGCCGCGCCCGTCCTGGAGGAGGTCACCCGATGA
- the cobA gene encoding uroporphyrinogen-III C-methyltransferase has protein sequence MPPGSGTVYPVGLRLLDRRVVVVGGGRVAHRRVAGLLEARARITVVSPEVTPALESLASSGRVTWHARPYRPGDLDGAWYAVAATDDPAVNAAVAEEAEQARIFCARADDRAASSVWTPAIGRQGDLVVGVHGGGDPQRAIGVRNAIVAGLTDGTIRDRAARPTPHGSVVLVGGGPGDPGLITVRGRQALATADVVVADHLAPQALLASLPPEVEIIDAAKLPRGRSMAQERINELLVEHARAGRRVVRLKGGDPYVFGRGLEELQACTAAGIPVEVVPGITSAIAVPALAGIPVTHRGLTHEFVVVSGHLPPGHPQSLVDWPALGRLRGTVVVLMGVDTAPAIAAALVEHGRAPDTPVAVVADGSTATQHSVRTTLADLPRTLAEEGIRPPAVWVVGEVVGLTAPR, from the coding sequence GTGCCGCCCGGATCGGGAACGGTCTACCCCGTCGGCCTCCGGCTGCTCGACCGGCGGGTCGTGGTCGTGGGCGGCGGCCGGGTCGCCCACCGGCGCGTCGCCGGCCTCCTGGAGGCCCGGGCCCGGATCACCGTCGTCAGCCCGGAGGTGACCCCGGCGCTGGAGTCGCTGGCGTCCTCGGGGCGGGTGACCTGGCACGCCAGGCCCTACCGGCCCGGCGACCTCGACGGCGCCTGGTACGCCGTCGCCGCGACCGACGACCCCGCGGTCAACGCGGCCGTGGCCGAGGAGGCCGAGCAGGCGCGCATCTTCTGCGCCCGGGCCGACGACCGCGCCGCCTCCAGCGTGTGGACGCCCGCGATCGGCCGCCAGGGGGATCTGGTCGTCGGCGTGCACGGCGGCGGGGATCCGCAGCGGGCGATCGGCGTGCGGAACGCGATCGTGGCGGGGCTGACCGACGGCACCATCCGCGACCGCGCCGCCCGACCCACCCCGCACGGCAGCGTCGTCCTCGTGGGCGGTGGCCCCGGCGACCCCGGCCTGATCACCGTCCGCGGCCGGCAGGCCCTGGCCACCGCCGACGTCGTCGTCGCCGACCACCTCGCCCCCCAGGCCCTGCTCGCCTCCCTGCCCCCCGAGGTCGAGATCATCGACGCCGCCAAACTCCCCCGCGGCCGCTCCATGGCCCAGGAACGCATCAACGAACTCCTCGTCGAACACGCCCGCGCCGGCCGCCGCGTCGTCCGCCTCAAGGGCGGAGACCCCTACGTCTTCGGCCGCGGCCTCGAAGAACTCCAGGCCTGCACCGCCGCCGGCATCCCCGTCGAGGTCGTCCCCGGCATCACCAGCGCCATCGCCGTCCCCGCCCTGGCCGGCATCCCCGTCACCCACCGCGGCCTCACCCACGAGTTCGTCGTCGTCTCCGGCCACCTCCCACCCGGCCACCCCCAGTCCCTCGTCGACTGGCCCGCCCTGGGCCGGCTGCGCGGCACCGTCGTCGTCCTCATGGGCGTCGACACCGCCCCCGCCATCGCCGCGGCACTGGTGGAACACGGCCGCGCCCCCGACACCCCCGTCGCCGTCGTCGCCGACGGCTCCACCGCCACCCAGCACTCCGTCCGCACCACCCTCGCCGACCTCCCCCGCACCCTCGCCGAGGAAGGCATCCGCCCCCCGGCCGTCTGGGTCGTCGGCGAGGTCGTGGGTCTCACCGCCCCGCGCTGA
- the cobC gene encoding Rv2231c family pyridoxal phosphate-dependent protein CobC, whose protein sequence is MRAARATRSACSAASWSRASAWSLSMSESVLVTFRSVKWRHTPVTRPWSHGLRPRPRRGDVTDLRHHGDAELAPGLIDLAVNVRAGTPPAWLRGVLRDALDDSAGYPDAAPARAAVAAAHGRDPAEVLLTAGAAEAFVLLARALRPRKAVVVHPSFTEPEAALRAAGHPVTRLLLRAEDGYRFDPAAVPDDADLVVLGNPTNPTSVLHPAARVAALARPGRVVLVDEAFADTVPGEPESLAGRADLPGLLVVRSLTKTWGLAGLRVGYALGPPELVAAMAEQQPPWPVSTPALAALVACSTPAARAEAHAAAVALTGHRAALLAALPPGVEVLGDPRSAFLLLHVPEGERVRAALRDEGWAVRRGDTFPGLSADHLRVAIRDPETSRAFAEALAGILSGTRRPHAAPERTSGIPEEIR, encoded by the coding sequence ATGCGCGCGGCCAGGGCCACCCGGTCGGCCTGCAGCGCGGCCAGCTGGTCACGGGCGTCGGCCTGGTCGCTTTCCATGTCGGAAAGCGTGCTCGTCACTTTCCGATCCGTCAAGTGGCGCCACACGCCTGTTACACGCCCGTGGTCTCATGGCCTCCGACCACGACCGCGAAGAGGAGACGTGACGGATCTGCGACACCACGGGGACGCCGAGCTGGCACCCGGCCTGATCGACCTCGCCGTCAACGTGCGGGCCGGCACGCCCCCGGCATGGCTCCGGGGCGTGCTGCGCGACGCGCTGGACGACAGCGCCGGCTACCCCGACGCCGCGCCGGCCCGGGCTGCGGTCGCGGCCGCGCACGGCCGCGACCCCGCCGAGGTGCTGCTCACCGCGGGCGCCGCCGAGGCGTTCGTGCTGCTCGCCCGCGCGCTTCGACCGCGGAAGGCCGTCGTCGTCCACCCGTCCTTCACCGAGCCGGAGGCCGCGCTGCGGGCCGCCGGGCACCCGGTCACCCGGCTGCTCCTGCGCGCGGAGGACGGCTACCGGTTCGACCCGGCCGCCGTCCCGGACGACGCCGACCTCGTCGTCCTCGGCAATCCCACCAACCCGACGTCGGTGCTGCACCCGGCCGCCCGGGTGGCGGCGCTGGCCCGCCCCGGCCGGGTCGTCCTGGTCGACGAGGCGTTCGCCGACACCGTCCCCGGCGAGCCGGAGTCCCTGGCCGGGCGCGCCGACCTGCCCGGGCTGCTCGTCGTGCGCAGCCTGACCAAGACGTGGGGGCTGGCCGGGCTCCGGGTGGGCTACGCGCTCGGGCCGCCGGAACTGGTCGCCGCGATGGCCGAGCAGCAGCCGCCGTGGCCGGTCAGCACGCCTGCCCTGGCCGCGCTGGTGGCCTGCAGCACCCCCGCCGCCCGCGCCGAGGCGCACGCGGCCGCCGTCGCGCTGACCGGCCATCGGGCGGCCCTGCTCGCCGCCCTCCCGCCGGGGGTGGAGGTGCTCGGGGACCCGCGCTCGGCGTTCCTGCTGCTCCACGTCCCCGAGGGAGAACGGGTGCGCGCGGCGCTGCGCGACGAGGGCTGGGCGGTGCGCCGCGGCGACACCTTCCCGGGCCTGTCGGCCGATCACCTGCGGGTCGCGATCCGCGACCCGGAGACCTCCCGCGCGTTCGCCGAGGCCCTCGCTGGGATCCTGTCGGGGACACGCCGGCCCCACGCCGCACCGGAGCGCACCTCCGGCATCCCCGAGGAGATCCGCTGA